From Mycteria americana isolate JAX WOST 10 ecotype Jacksonville Zoo and Gardens chromosome 4, USCA_MyAme_1.0, whole genome shotgun sequence, one genomic window encodes:
- the SCOC gene encoding short coiled-coil protein isoform X1 has product MHVSKTLKKGSKMELPLDEEDGTFTNISLADDSEHLSGILSSKGERAHSTMMNADMDAVEAENQVELEEKTRLINQVLELQHTLEDLSARVDAVKEENLKLKSENQVLGQYIENLMSASSVFQTTDTKSKRK; this is encoded by the exons ATGCACGTctcaaaaactttgaaaaaaggaagcaaaatggaGTTACCTTTGGATGAGGAGGATGGAACTTTCACAAACATTTCTTTGGCAGATGATTCAG aGCATCTCTCAGGAATACTCTCTTCAAAAGGGGAAAGAGCCCATTCTACAATGATGAATGCCGACATGGATG CTGTTGAGGCTGAGAATCAGGTGGAATTAGAAGAGAAAACACGGCTTATTAATCAAGTTTTGGAACTGCAGCACACACTTGAAG ATCTGTCAGCACGAGTAGATGCTGTTAAGGAAGAAAACTTGAAACTGAAATCAGAAAACCAAGTTCTTGGACAGTATATAGAAAATCTGATGTCAGCGTCTAGCGTTTTCCAAACAACTGacacaaaaagcaaaaggaagtaa
- the SCOC gene encoding short coiled-coil protein isoform X2 → MMNADMDAVEAENQVELEEKTRLINQVLELQHTLEDLSARVDAVKEENLKLKSENQVLGQYIENLMSASSVFQTTDTKSKRK, encoded by the exons ATGATGAATGCCGACATGGATG CTGTTGAGGCTGAGAATCAGGTGGAATTAGAAGAGAAAACACGGCTTATTAATCAAGTTTTGGAACTGCAGCACACACTTGAAG ATCTGTCAGCACGAGTAGATGCTGTTAAGGAAGAAAACTTGAAACTGAAATCAGAAAACCAAGTTCTTGGACAGTATATAGAAAATCTGATGTCAGCGTCTAGCGTTTTCCAAACAACTGacacaaaaagcaaaaggaagtaa
- the SCOC gene encoding short coiled-coil protein isoform X3, protein MMNADMDDLSARVDAVKEENLKLKSENQVLGQYIENLMSASSVFQTTDTKSKRK, encoded by the exons ATGATGAATGCCGACATGGATG ATCTGTCAGCACGAGTAGATGCTGTTAAGGAAGAAAACTTGAAACTGAAATCAGAAAACCAAGTTCTTGGACAGTATATAGAAAATCTGATGTCAGCGTCTAGCGTTTTCCAAACAACTGacacaaaaagcaaaaggaagtaa